The Providencia sp. PROV188 genome includes a region encoding these proteins:
- the ftsP gene encoding cell division protein FtsP, whose amino-acid sequence MLFSRCRSLLISGLAVCLLQVSTYASAEGTTALPVPPLLESRSGQPLFLTLQKIHWSFDGKYSAEVLGINGSYPGPTIRVKNGDDLKLIYSNRLPDAVSMTISGLQIPGTQIGGAARQISPNADWSPVIPIRQNAATLWYHANTQGKMGQQIYNGLLGMWIIDDDSTKELRLPKHYGVDDFPIIIQDKRLDNFGVPEYHTDENGFLGDTLVVNGVQDPYIEVSRGWVRLRLLNASNSRRYVMKISDGRPFVMIASDQGLLTVPASVQELSLAPGERREVLIDMAKTAELTITAGESASLMDRVKGLFEPSNNLISTNVLTIKATGLMSLVTDDVPKQLVLDTTQITSSITNRDIQLNDPVGINGVKLDTGRVDITSRQGSWERWNVSSQQPQSFHIEGVRFKVINCNGQPAQPDNFGWKDTVWIDGRCELLVQMLQPSYNHFPFLFYSQNLEKADLGSVGQLVITPEDGSN is encoded by the coding sequence ATGTTATTCAGTCGTTGCCGATCATTGCTGATTAGCGGGTTGGCTGTGTGCTTATTGCAGGTATCAACTTATGCGAGTGCAGAAGGAACGACCGCACTCCCTGTTCCACCCTTGCTAGAATCCCGTTCGGGACAGCCACTCTTTTTAACATTACAAAAAATCCATTGGTCTTTCGATGGTAAATATTCAGCGGAAGTTTTAGGGATTAATGGTTCTTATCCTGGACCCACTATTCGCGTAAAAAACGGAGATGACCTCAAATTAATCTATAGCAATAGATTACCGGATGCCGTTTCAATGACGATTAGCGGGTTGCAGATCCCCGGCACGCAAATTGGTGGTGCAGCGAGACAAATTTCGCCAAATGCAGATTGGTCACCGGTGATCCCTATTCGCCAAAATGCGGCAACGCTTTGGTATCACGCGAATACCCAAGGTAAAATGGGACAGCAAATCTACAATGGTTTACTGGGAATGTGGATTATTGATGATGATTCCACAAAAGAGTTACGTTTACCAAAACATTACGGCGTAGATGATTTCCCGATTATTATTCAAGACAAACGTTTGGATAACTTTGGCGTTCCTGAATATCACACTGATGAGAATGGATTCCTCGGGGATACATTAGTGGTTAACGGTGTGCAAGATCCCTACATTGAAGTTTCTCGTGGTTGGGTACGTTTAAGATTATTAAACGCGTCTAATTCCAGACGCTATGTGATGAAAATCAGCGATGGCCGTCCTTTCGTGATGATAGCATCAGACCAAGGATTGCTAACGGTGCCTGCCAGCGTACAAGAACTTTCACTTGCACCGGGAGAACGTCGTGAAGTGCTGATTGATATGGCAAAAACGGCTGAACTGACGATTACAGCAGGGGAATCTGCCTCGTTGATGGATCGCGTAAAAGGGCTATTTGAACCGTCGAATAATTTAATTTCCACCAATGTGCTAACCATCAAAGCGACGGGATTAATGTCATTGGTGACGGATGATGTTCCAAAACAATTAGTTTTGGATACGACACAGATTACCTCCTCGATTACTAACCGTGATATCCAACTAAATGATCCAGTAGGCATCAATGGCGTAAAATTGGATACGGGGCGTGTGGATATTACTTCTCGCCAAGGCAGTTGGGAGCGTTGGAATGTCAGCAGTCAACAGCCTCAATCTTTCCACATTGAAGGTGTTCGCTTTAAAGTGATCAACTGTAATGGGCAGCCAGCTCAGCCAGATAACTTTGGATGGAAAGATACGGTTTGGATTGATGGGCGCTGTGAACTACTTGTGCAGATGCTGCAGCCGTCTTACAACCATTTCCCATTCCTGTTTTATAGCCAAAACCTTGAAAAAGCAGATTTAGGCTCAGTAGGACAACTGGTTATTACACCTGAAGATGGTAGTAACTAA
- a CDS encoding 1-acylglycerol-3-phosphate O-acyltransferase translates to MLALIRAIIVIIFTICVCVGGSIYCLFSPRNPRHVMTFGRMFGRLSHVFGIKMIDRVPAKAKDYGPSIYIGNHQNNYDMVTMSNGVQPRTVTVGKKSLVLIPFFGFLYWITGNILIDRGNRSKAHNTISQVAEQIKSRKISVWMFPEGTRSRGRGLLPFKTGAFHAAIAAGVPIVPVCVSTTQNKISLNRWNNGHVIIEMLDPIDTSKYSKDQVRELSEYCHDLMEAKIKELDKEVEELNKR, encoded by the coding sequence ATGCTAGCGCTAATTAGAGCTATCATTGTGATCATATTTACGATTTGTGTGTGTGTAGGTGGCAGTATCTACTGCCTATTTAGCCCACGAAATCCAAGACATGTGATGACGTTTGGTCGTATGTTTGGGCGTTTGTCCCATGTGTTCGGTATTAAAATGATTGACCGTGTTCCGGCTAAGGCAAAGGATTACGGTCCAAGTATTTATATCGGTAACCACCAAAATAACTATGACATGGTCACTATGTCGAATGGTGTTCAACCAAGAACCGTTACTGTGGGTAAAAAAAGCCTTGTTTTGATCCCATTCTTTGGCTTCTTGTATTGGATCACGGGAAATATTTTGATTGACCGTGGTAACCGTTCGAAAGCCCATAACACTATTTCCCAAGTTGCCGAGCAGATTAAATCTCGTAAGATTTCAGTCTGGATGTTCCCTGAAGGAACTCGTAGCCGTGGTCGTGGTTTACTGCCATTTAAAACGGGCGCATTCCATGCTGCGATTGCTGCTGGTGTGCCAATTGTGCCTGTTTGTGTGTCTACTACACAAAACAAAATTAGCTTGAACCGTTGGAATAATGGTCATGTGATTATTGAAATGTTGGATCCGATAGATACCTCGAAATACTCTAAAGATCAGGTTCGTGAGCTGTCGGAATATTGTCATGACTTGATGGAAGCTAAAATTAAAGAGTTAGATAAAGAAGTTGAAGAGCTGAATAAACGCTAA
- the parC gene encoding DNA topoisomerase IV subunit A: protein MSEITHDGVERLPLHAFTENAYLNYSMYVIMDRALPFIGDGLKPVQRRIVYAMSELGLSNTAKYKKSARTVGDVLGKYHPHGDSACYEAMVLMAQPFSYRYPLVDGQGNWGAPDDPKSFAAMRYTESRLSKYAEVLLSELGHGTVDWVPNFDGTLNEPKMLPARLPNILLNGTTGIAVGMATDIPPHNAREVASALVALLEKPKLNLDEIMQFIPGPDYPTEAEIISSPEDIRKVYQNGRGSVRMRAVWEKEDGNAVITALPHQVSGAKILEQIANQMRAKKLPMVEDLRDESDHENPTRLVIVPRSNRVDLDQVMTHLFATTDLERSYRVNLNMIGLDNRPAVKGLVEILTEWITYRRQTVRNRLNHRLEKVLRRLHILDGLLIAYLNIDEVIEIIRNEDEPKAVLMSRFNISDTQAEAILELKLRHLAKLEEMKIRGEQDELAKERDELQAILGSEARLNTLIKKEIQADAKAYGDDRRSPLQEREEAKALSEHEILPSEPITVVLSDMGWVRSAKGHDIEPSNLSYKAGDSFKGAARGKSNQAAVFLDTTGRSYSVDPLELPSARSQGEPLTGKLTLPPGATIEHVLMAPEEQKYLMASDAGYGFICTFNDLVTKNKTGKALMSLPENAKVMAPIELNNEKEDLLLAITKAGRMLLFPVSDLPQLSKGKGNKIINITGAQAASGEDLLVWLMVIPPRASITLYFGKRKLKFKSEDLQKYRAERGRKGTSLPRGLHNIERIDVDSVDTE from the coding sequence ATGAGTGAAATTACTCATGACGGTGTGGAGCGTTTACCGCTTCATGCCTTTACTGAAAACGCCTATCTGAACTACTCGATGTACGTCATCATGGATAGAGCGTTGCCATTTATCGGCGATGGACTTAAACCTGTTCAGCGCCGAATTGTGTATGCCATGTCCGAATTGGGGCTGAGCAACACGGCAAAATATAAGAAATCAGCCAGAACCGTCGGTGACGTATTAGGTAAATATCATCCGCATGGTGATAGCGCCTGTTATGAAGCGATGGTGTTGATGGCGCAGCCATTCTCCTACCGTTATCCTTTGGTTGACGGTCAAGGAAACTGGGGGGCTCCAGATGATCCGAAATCCTTCGCTGCGATGCGTTATACCGAGTCTCGCTTATCAAAATATGCAGAAGTTCTGCTCAGCGAATTAGGTCACGGCACCGTTGATTGGGTACCTAACTTTGACGGTACATTAAATGAGCCGAAAATGTTGCCTGCCCGTCTGCCAAATATTTTATTAAATGGTACCACGGGGATTGCCGTGGGTATGGCGACCGATATTCCACCACACAATGCCCGCGAAGTGGCAAGTGCGCTGGTGGCACTACTGGAAAAACCAAAGTTAAATCTTGATGAGATTATGCAGTTTATTCCGGGGCCTGATTACCCAACGGAAGCTGAAATTATCTCTTCACCGGAAGATATCCGTAAGGTTTACCAAAACGGTCGTGGCTCAGTGCGTATGCGTGCGGTATGGGAGAAAGAAGATGGTAATGCGGTAATCACAGCGCTGCCTCATCAAGTTTCCGGCGCTAAAATCCTTGAGCAGATTGCAAACCAGATGCGCGCGAAAAAGCTGCCAATGGTCGAAGATCTACGTGATGAATCAGATCATGAAAACCCAACGCGTTTAGTGATCGTTCCGCGCAGCAACCGCGTGGATCTTGATCAAGTGATGACCCACTTGTTTGCAACGACAGATCTTGAAAGAAGCTACCGTGTTAACTTAAACATGATTGGCTTAGATAACCGTCCGGCAGTGAAAGGATTGGTTGAGATCCTTACCGAGTGGATCACGTATCGTCGTCAAACAGTACGCAATCGCTTAAACCACCGTTTAGAAAAAGTATTAAGACGCCTACATATTTTGGATGGTTTACTCATCGCTTATTTGAATATCGATGAAGTCATTGAAATCATTCGTAATGAAGATGAGCCAAAAGCCGTCTTAATGTCGCGCTTTAATATTAGCGATACCCAAGCCGAAGCGATTTTAGAATTAAAACTACGTCACTTAGCGAAACTTGAAGAGATGAAAATTCGCGGTGAACAGGATGAATTAGCCAAAGAGCGCGATGAGTTACAAGCTATTTTAGGCTCAGAAGCTCGTTTGAATACCTTGATTAAGAAAGAGATTCAGGCAGATGCTAAAGCTTATGGTGATGATCGTCGTTCGCCGCTGCAAGAGCGCGAAGAAGCCAAAGCGCTTAGCGAGCATGAAATTCTGCCTTCGGAGCCGATTACTGTCGTCTTGTCTGACATGGGCTGGGTGCGTAGTGCGAAAGGGCATGATATCGAGCCAAGTAATCTGAGCTACAAAGCGGGGGATAGCTTCAAAGGCGCCGCCCGTGGTAAGTCTAATCAAGCGGCGGTATTCCTTGATACCACTGGACGTAGCTATTCTGTCGATCCGCTGGAATTACCTTCTGCACGTAGCCAAGGTGAGCCGTTAACAGGGAAATTAACACTTCCACCGGGCGCGACGATTGAGCATGTGCTGATGGCGCCGGAAGAGCAGAAATACTTAATGGCGTCTGATGCGGGTTATGGTTTTATTTGCACCTTTAATGATTTGGTGACGAAGAATAAAACCGGTAAGGCGTTGATGTCGTTGCCTGAAAATGCAAAAGTAATGGCGCCGATTGAGCTAAATAACGAAAAAGAAGATTTGTTATTAGCCATCACGAAAGCCGGTCGCATGTTATTATTCCCTGTATCTGACCTTCCGCAATTATCCAAAGGGAAGGGGAATAAAATCATTAATATCACAGGGGCGCAAGCCGCAAGTGGTGAAGACCTACTGGTTTGGTTAATGGTGATCCCACCTCGAGCCTCGATCACACTCTATTTTGGTAAGCGTAAACTGAAATTTAAATCAGAAGACTTACAGAAATACCGTGCAGAGCGTGGACGTAAAGGTACATCGTTACCGCGTGGTTTACATAACATTGAACGTATTGATGTTGATTCTGTGGATACAGAGTAA
- the parE gene encoding DNA topoisomerase IV subunit B, producing the protein MTQSSYNAEDIEVLSGLEPVRRRPGMYTDTSRPNHLAQEVIDNSVDEALAGHAGHIQVILYPDQSLEVIDDGRGMPVDIHPEMKVSAVELILGQLHAGGKFSNKNYQFSGGLHGVGISVVNALSKRIEVTVRRDGQVYQIAFENGEKVEDLQVIGTCGKRNTGTSVHFWPDESYFDSPRFSVSRLTHNLKAKAVLCPGVQITFKDLLNETEQSWCYSDGLTDYLMESVDGFEALPAKPFTGEFSAEVEAAQWALLWLPEGGELLTESYVNLIPTAQGGTHVNGLRQGLLDAMREFCEFRNILPRGVKLSADDIWDRCAYVLSVKMQDPQFAGQTKERLSSRQCAAFVSGVVKDAFSLWLNQNVQVAEQLAEMAISSAQRRLRAAKKVVRKKLTSGPALPGKLADCSSQDLSMTELFLVEGDSAGGSAKQARDREYQAIMPLRGKILNTWEVSSDEVLASQEVHDISVAIGMDPDSEDISQLRYGKVCILADADSDGLHIATLLCALFVRHFPKLVKEGHVYMAMPPLYRIDLGKETYYALDESEKNAVLERLSRKKGKPNVQRFKGLGEMNPPQLRETTLDPNTRRLVQLTIDDDNYTETMSKMDMLLAKKRSEDRRNWLQEKGDTAEIEV; encoded by the coding sequence ATGACTCAATCTAGTTATAACGCAGAGGACATTGAAGTTCTCAGTGGTTTGGAGCCTGTTCGCCGTCGTCCTGGCATGTATACCGACACCAGCCGACCGAACCATTTGGCTCAAGAAGTAATTGATAACAGTGTCGATGAAGCCTTAGCTGGACATGCCGGACACATCCAAGTGATTTTATACCCCGATCAATCCCTCGAAGTGATTGATGATGGGCGTGGTATGCCTGTTGATATCCACCCAGAAATGAAAGTCTCCGCGGTTGAACTGATTTTAGGACAACTGCATGCTGGGGGAAAATTCTCCAATAAAAACTATCAATTTTCGGGTGGTTTGCACGGTGTTGGTATCTCCGTGGTCAATGCGTTATCAAAGCGTATTGAAGTCACCGTGCGCCGTGATGGCCAAGTTTATCAAATTGCGTTTGAAAATGGCGAAAAAGTCGAAGATTTACAAGTCATTGGTACTTGTGGCAAACGCAACACTGGAACCAGTGTCCATTTCTGGCCTGATGAAAGCTATTTTGATAGCCCGCGTTTCTCCGTTTCGCGTTTAACTCATAACTTAAAAGCAAAAGCCGTTTTATGCCCTGGCGTACAAATTACGTTTAAGGATCTGCTCAATGAAACTGAGCAAAGCTGGTGCTATAGCGATGGGTTAACCGATTACTTAATGGAATCGGTGGATGGCTTTGAAGCGCTGCCTGCCAAGCCATTTACAGGTGAATTCTCTGCTGAAGTTGAAGCCGCTCAATGGGCGCTATTATGGTTACCCGAAGGTGGTGAGCTACTGACGGAAAGCTACGTTAACTTGATCCCAACAGCGCAGGGCGGTACTCACGTTAATGGGTTACGCCAAGGCTTACTCGATGCGATGCGTGAATTCTGTGAATTTCGTAATATTTTGCCGCGTGGAGTGAAGCTATCTGCGGATGATATTTGGGATCGCTGCGCCTATGTTTTATCTGTGAAAATGCAAGATCCGCAATTTGCAGGACAGACGAAAGAGCGCCTTTCTTCCCGTCAATGTGCAGCGTTTGTTTCTGGTGTGGTGAAAGATGCCTTTAGCTTATGGCTAAACCAGAATGTTCAAGTTGCTGAGCAATTGGCTGAAATGGCGATTTCTAGCGCCCAGCGTCGCCTGCGTGCGGCGAAAAAAGTGGTGCGTAAGAAACTCACGAGTGGCCCAGCATTGCCGGGTAAATTAGCGGATTGTAGCTCTCAAGATCTCTCCATGACAGAACTGTTCTTAGTGGAAGGGGACTCGGCAGGTGGATCGGCGAAACAAGCTCGTGATCGTGAATATCAAGCCATCATGCCGCTGCGCGGTAAGATCCTCAATACGTGGGAAGTTTCTTCAGATGAGGTTTTAGCCTCCCAAGAAGTTCACGATATTTCTGTCGCGATTGGTATGGATCCTGATAGCGAAGATATTTCTCAGCTACGATATGGGAAAGTCTGTATCCTCGCGGATGCGGACTCCGATGGACTGCACATTGCCACATTGTTGTGCGCCTTGTTTGTGCGCCATTTCCCTAAATTGGTCAAAGAGGGGCATGTCTATATGGCAATGCCGCCACTGTATCGTATCGATTTAGGCAAAGAGACTTACTACGCATTAGACGAAAGTGAAAAAAATGCGGTATTGGAAAGATTAAGCCGTAAAAAAGGCAAACCAAACGTCCAGCGCTTTAAAGGACTGGGTGAAATGAACCCGCCACAATTGCGTGAAACGACGTTAGATCCAAATACTCGCCGCCTCGTTCAGTTAACTATCGATGATGATAATTACACAGAAACTATGTCGAAGATGGACATGCTTCTGGCTAAAAAACGCTCGGAAGATCGTCGTAACTGGCTGCAAGAAAAAGGCGATACGGCAGAAATTGAGGTCTGA
- the yqiA gene encoding esterase YqiA: MATLLYIHGFNSSPQSEKANNLKQWLAVHYPQINMIVPQLPNFPQQATKLLDDILAEHQHEKIGLVGSSLGGYFSIYFSERYQIPAVLVNPAVRPFDLLSDYLGENTNPYTHETYVLEPKHMHELKALHLEKIRSPNLLWLLQQMGDEVLDYRQAVAYLSECKQTVEPDGDHAFVGFERYFPQIIRFLSLVDNAEK; the protein is encoded by the coding sequence ATGGCAACATTACTGTATATTCATGGATTCAATAGCTCTCCACAGTCTGAGAAAGCAAATAATCTTAAACAGTGGTTGGCAGTGCATTATCCTCAAATCAATATGATTGTTCCGCAATTGCCTAATTTTCCGCAGCAAGCGACAAAATTACTCGATGATATTCTTGCTGAACATCAGCATGAAAAAATCGGTTTAGTGGGTTCTTCATTGGGTGGTTATTTTTCCATTTATTTTTCTGAGCGCTACCAAATTCCCGCAGTATTAGTGAACCCAGCGGTACGTCCGTTTGATTTGCTCAGCGATTATCTTGGGGAAAATACCAATCCATATACCCATGAAACGTATGTGTTAGAACCCAAACATATGCATGAATTGAAGGCGTTGCATCTCGAAAAGATACGTTCACCAAACTTACTTTGGTTATTGCAGCAAATGGGGGATGAGGTACTTGATTATCGTCAAGCCGTTGCCTATCTTTCAGAGTGTAAGCAAACGGTGGAACCGGATGGGGATCATGCATTTGTTGGGTTTGAACGTTATTTCCCGCAGATCATTCGCTTTTTGTCTCTGGTTGATAACGCAGAGAAATAG
- the cpdA gene encoding 3',5'-cyclic-AMP phosphodiesterase: MDSQLKVTANNPKVIRILQVTDTHLFADTENTLLGINTYRSYQAVLDAIAEQNLPVDLIVATGDLVQDQSPKAYQHFAAGIERIPAPCVWLPGNHDYPPAMVGTLKIAGISSAKQVFIGDDWQILMLDSQLQDVAHGELSEQQLEWMKLCLDEQPTRTTLIMLHHHPLPSGCTWLDQHSLRNSHILADYLKSYPNVKAMLCGHIHQEMDENWHGIRLLATPSTCVQFKPHCTNFALDTVAPGWRYLELTVNEQGEKVIETQVYRLNTQEFSPDFDSDGY; this comes from the coding sequence TTGGACAGCCAGCTTAAAGTGACTGCTAATAACCCTAAAGTTATTAGAATCTTACAAGTTACTGATACGCATCTTTTTGCTGATACGGAAAACACCCTTTTAGGGATCAATACTTACCGAAGCTATCAGGCGGTACTTGATGCGATTGCAGAACAAAACTTACCTGTCGATTTAATCGTCGCCACAGGGGATCTCGTTCAAGACCAATCACCTAAAGCCTATCAACATTTTGCGGCTGGGATTGAACGCATTCCTGCACCTTGTGTTTGGCTACCTGGAAATCACGATTATCCCCCTGCGATGGTCGGTACCTTAAAAATTGCCGGTATTTCGAGTGCGAAGCAGGTCTTTATTGGTGATGACTGGCAAATTTTAATGCTAGATAGCCAATTACAAGATGTTGCTCATGGCGAGCTTTCTGAGCAGCAACTGGAATGGATGAAGCTGTGTTTAGACGAGCAGCCGACACGCACGACACTGATTATGCTGCATCATCATCCATTACCTTCAGGCTGCACTTGGCTAGATCAGCACAGTTTACGAAATTCACATATTTTGGCGGACTATCTTAAAAGCTACCCCAATGTGAAAGCGATGCTATGTGGACATATTCACCAAGAGATGGATGAAAACTGGCACGGCATCCGCCTGTTAGCAACGCCATCGACCTGTGTACAGTTCAAGCCACACTGTACCAACTTTGCTTTAGATACGGTTGCTCCAGGCTGGCGCTATCTAGAATTAACGGTGAATGAGCAAGGGGAAAAAGTGATTGAAACCCAAGTTTATCGTTTAAATACTCAGGAATTTAGTCCTGACTTTGATTCAGATGGTTACTAA
- the nudF gene encoding ADP-ribose diphosphatase: MNNKIENPIKYSKNDIEIISKRKLFNGFFQMIEYRFKHRLFEGGWSKEIVREVFERGHAGAILPYDPQTDNVVLIEQIRFPAFESSETPWLLEIVAGMIEDNESPEEVVRRESTEEAGLTIERIEKSISYLSSPGGTSERIHVFVGEVDSSLAKGIHGLASENEDIRVHVVSREQAYQWVEEGKIDNAATVIAIQWLQLNHQKLQEKWVKLI, translated from the coding sequence ATGAATAATAAAATCGAAAATCCGATTAAATACAGTAAAAATGATATTGAAATTATATCTAAGCGTAAATTATTTAACGGTTTTTTTCAAATGATTGAATATCGATTTAAACATCGATTATTTGAGGGGGGCTGGAGCAAAGAAATTGTTCGCGAAGTGTTTGAAAGAGGGCATGCGGGGGCAATACTGCCTTATGATCCACAAACCGATAATGTCGTATTAATCGAGCAAATTCGATTCCCTGCTTTTGAATCAAGCGAAACGCCATGGTTGTTAGAGATAGTGGCGGGAATGATTGAAGACAACGAATCCCCTGAAGAGGTGGTTCGTCGCGAATCAACGGAAGAAGCGGGTCTCACTATTGAACGCATAGAAAAATCGATTAGCTATTTATCAAGCCCTGGTGGCACCAGCGAGCGGATTCATGTTTTTGTTGGAGAGGTCGATAGCTCGTTGGCAAAAGGCATTCATGGCTTAGCCTCAGAAAATGAAGATATCCGAGTGCATGTCGTGAGCCGAGAGCAAGCTTATCAATGGGTTGAAGAGGGCAAAATTGATAATGCGGCAACCGTGATAGCCATTCAATGGCTACAACTGAATCACCAAAAGCTGCAAGAAAAATGGGTGAAACTGATTTAA
- the tolC gene encoding outer membrane channel protein TolC, with protein sequence MKKLLPLFIAMSFVGLSANSYAEDLLQVYQKSKESNPELRKSFAERNQAFEKINEARSPLLPQLGLGAGATYGSGYRDASNTESTGLNASLKLTQIVFDMSKWRQLDLQEKTAGISDVTYQTSQQQLILDTATAYFNVLKAIDALSYIQANKEAVYRQLDQTTQRFNVGLVAITDVQNARANYDSVIAQEVAGRNDLVNAVEKLRQVSGVYYSQLASLNIDRFKTANPDDVESILKEAEQRNLSLLSARLAQDVSRENIRLAETGHMPTVGLDASTSVANTYNHGSGYDRTGGANNSYNGQNSIGLTLSLPLYSGGMVSSQVEQAQYGFQSASEQLESVYRNVIQLVRSSYNNVTSSISSINAYKQVVVSAQSSLDAMEAGYQVGTRTIVDVLTATTALYQAKQNLSNARYDYMINQLNIEFARGTLNEDDIARLNASLGKEIQTSPDSIIRNSTAPQIK encoded by the coding sequence ATGAAGAAACTGCTTCCCCTTTTTATTGCGATGAGTTTTGTGGGTCTCAGTGCTAATAGTTACGCAGAAGATTTACTTCAGGTTTACCAAAAATCCAAAGAGAGTAACCCGGAACTCAGAAAATCATTTGCTGAGCGTAATCAAGCTTTTGAGAAAATCAATGAAGCACGTAGCCCGCTGTTACCGCAATTAGGCTTAGGCGCTGGAGCAACCTATGGCAGCGGTTACCGTGATGCTAGCAACACAGAAAGCACAGGTCTTAATGCATCATTGAAATTGACCCAGATTGTATTTGATATGTCAAAATGGCGTCAGTTGGATCTTCAAGAAAAAACCGCAGGAATTTCTGATGTTACCTATCAGACAAGCCAGCAACAGCTTATTTTAGATACCGCAACGGCTTATTTTAACGTATTGAAAGCCATTGATGCGTTATCTTACATCCAAGCCAACAAAGAAGCGGTTTACCGCCAGTTAGACCAAACAACGCAACGTTTTAACGTCGGTTTAGTCGCAATCACTGACGTGCAAAACGCCCGTGCAAATTACGATAGCGTGATTGCACAAGAAGTCGCAGGTCGCAATGATTTAGTTAACGCGGTTGAAAAACTTCGCCAAGTCAGTGGTGTTTACTACAGCCAGTTAGCGTCTTTAAATATCGACCGCTTCAAAACTGCTAATCCAGACGATGTTGAATCTATCTTAAAAGAAGCCGAACAACGTAACCTGAGCTTACTGAGCGCCCGCTTAGCGCAAGACGTTTCTCGTGAAAACATCCGTTTAGCAGAAACTGGTCATATGCCAACTGTAGGCTTAGATGCATCAACTAGCGTAGCAAACACTTATAACCACGGTAGCGGTTACGATCGTACCGGTGGCGCAAATAACAGCTACAATGGCCAAAACAGCATTGGTTTAACCTTAAGCCTGCCATTATATTCAGGTGGAATGGTTAGTTCACAAGTTGAACAGGCACAATATGGTTTCCAAAGTGCGAGTGAACAACTGGAAAGCGTTTACCGTAACGTCATCCAATTGGTTCGTTCATCGTATAACAACGTGACATCATCAATCAGTAGCATCAACGCTTATAAACAAGTTGTTGTTTCAGCCCAGAGCTCATTAGATGCAATGGAAGCTGGCTACCAAGTGGGTACTCGTACTATCGTTGACGTGTTAACAGCAACAACTGCGCTGTATCAAGCGAAGCAAAACCTGTCTAACGCCCGTTACGATTATATGATCAACCAACTGAACATCGAATTTGCGCGTGGTACGTTAAACGAAGATGATATTGCTCGTTTAAATGCTAGCTTAGGTAAAGAGATCCAAACTTCACCTGACAGCATTATTCGCAACTCGACTGCACCCCAAATTAAATAA
- a CDS encoding DUF1190 family protein: protein MTMKRTKNINQNAFRKSWRSYRLAPVAVAVSAVFMLSACEESDETVSLYTNAQDCSQANPSQAEQCTLAYNNALNEAAKTAPKYATQEDCVAEFGEAMCTQAPAQAGIAGTSTPAAGEPAAQSQSSGSMWMPLMMGYMMGRMMGGSAPSQPLFSSKNPASPANGKFVDATGKSYGPAVAGGRSMSVPKTAMAPKPATTSTITRGGFGDTVNKQATAQRSSSSAKSSSSSSRSMGG, encoded by the coding sequence ATGACCATGAAGCGTACCAAAAATATTAATCAGAACGCCTTCCGTAAGTCTTGGCGCTCATACCGTTTAGCCCCTGTCGCTGTAGCGGTCAGTGCTGTATTTATGCTCTCTGCGTGTGAAGAGAGCGATGAAACTGTGTCTCTGTACACTAACGCTCAAGACTGTAGCCAAGCAAATCCATCTCAAGCAGAACAATGCACCCTTGCGTATAACAACGCATTGAATGAAGCTGCTAAAACAGCGCCAAAATACGCAACTCAAGAAGATTGCGTAGCGGAATTTGGTGAAGCAATGTGTACTCAGGCTCCAGCTCAAGCAGGTATCGCAGGTACAAGCACACCAGCAGCCGGCGAGCCAGCTGCTCAATCACAAAGCAGTGGCAGCATGTGGATGCCATTAATGATGGGCTACATGATGGGTCGTATGATGGGCGGTAGCGCACCATCTCAACCGCTGTTTAGCTCTAAAAACCCAGCAAGCCCAGCAAATGGTAAATTTGTTGATGCAACGGGTAAAAGTTATGGTCCAGCCGTTGCCGGGGGTCGTTCAATGAGCGTACCAAAAACTGCGATGGCACCAAAACCTGCCACCACCTCTACTATTACTCGTGGCGGCTTCGGTGACACAGTCAACAAACAAGCGACAGCGCAACGCTCATCTTCGTCCGCGAAATCCAGCTCATCCTCTTCCCGTTCAATGGGTGGTTGA